GCATGGGAGGCTTTTTTAGACATTTTCTTCTTAATTATTTATATCAGGCTTTGTTAAGCTTCTCCAACAAACTCTAAGCCTAAACCCACAATTGGCTTACCATCAATCAGTTTTGCTGCACTAGAATGAACAACTTTGGCACTGCGTTTTTTGTCTTTTAGACGACCATCAATAAAAGATAAAGTCACTTGTGTGCCTGGGTCCAATAAATAATGGGTGGCTATAAATGCACCATGGTCACTAAAATCATGTAATTTTGAAAAAATAGAAAAGTTATCGCCCTCAAAGCAAACCAGTGACTCACCACTGTTTCTATTTTCTCTTCTCTTTTCAATTGTTGACATACATTCTCCTAAGTCATTCCTAATCGTTACTTAAGCAAATAAGCATAAACCATGCCAAAACCAAGCTTGCCTTAAGTGTTGAATATTCTTACATGATTTATATACCATATTTTTAGACGCGACACAAAATTCTCAGTTCTAAGGATATGGGTTCATTAAATTCTTACCTGTTCTTAATGAACGCATGATCTAATCTAAACTATTCAGTTGCAAATAAATAGAACTTTATTTGTATTTTTCTTCATCTAACAAAAAACCTAAAAAATTTGATGAAATTCTTTGCTAGTCGCCGTAAAGCTGGTTAATCTCTTTTTTAATGTCACTTAGAATGTGATTGAAATCTATAATTTTTAGTAAAAAAGGAGTCCACATGGCCAATACAGATCTTATTGTAGGAAGTAAAGTTAGAGAATTGATTAAATCTAAAGAATGCATGACATCATCAGAATTGCTTCCAGCATTGAATGACAAAGTAAAGGCGTTGATTGAAGAAGCTTGTAAAAGAGCAAAAGGCAACAAACGTACCACTTTAAAAGCACAAGACTTATAGTGCTATCTTTCACTAAAGCGGGATAATAGGATTTTATGCCGCTTTAGTTTTAATACATCATGACCATCCCTTATCCATCCAACTTTTATTTTAAATAGTATGTCAGACGATCAACGAAAAAAACTTTTAGAACTTAGAAAATTTGCCAGCTCACGCATATCAGCAAAGCTGCCCGTTGTCGTTAATCACCCGAGTCAATTTAAATTTGAAAGCCTCAATGTCAGTCACCATGGCATGCTTCTCCAAGGCTCAGAGCCTTTAACTATGGGTACAATCATCAAGCTTAAAACCGTCTTACCTCCTCATAAAAAAACCGTAACAATTACAGCCCGTGTTGTACGCAGCACTCAAGACCAGGCGATTCACTCTATTGGCATACAGTTTTTAGAGATTGATCCACAAGCGTACATGTATTGGTTAGAATACATCTATAAGATTGAAATGATGGATACCCAAGAATCGAATGCTTCAGCCACAAAAATGATTCTTAATGAACGCAAGAAACATGGTTTTAATACCAGGAAAATTTTGGTTTCTTTTGATACGCAACAACAAGCCAAACAGTTTGTTCTTGAAAAAATTCGTGATCATAAAATTTTTCTTAACCTATCAACCTTAAAAATTCCTGGTGACACCTTGTTGTTATCATTTTCTATTGTTAATCAACATAAAGACTTACAAATTAAAACCAAGATTTTACGCAGTGAAGATGCTTCATTTAAACCAGATTGGGCTGTATTAGGCTTACCCTTAAAAATTAATGAGCCTGAAGAAGATATAAGAGTTAAACTCAACCACTTTTCAAGTTAATCTTTTTCTGAATATATCCAAAAACTTAGGCCACACAAGACCTACTTGATTTTGCTTACCATTCAATCGGTCAATGGTGATGCCATAAGACCAAGATAGTTTTATTTCTAGAGTAGAAGTAAAAAAAAATTGCTTTTGTTTTGCGCTTTTTTTGCCTTCATCTATGCCTATAAAACTTTTATGCCTTCTTAATACACTTGCAATTTCATGCAAAACACACTGCCACCAGACTTCATAAATTCAGATGTATCAAGCTCTATAGTTTTAAAGTTTCTTTCTTTAAGTGCAGCTACTGTTTTAGGACTACCTTTTTGGATGAATACACTTTTTCCTAAAACCAAGCTGTTGCATGCAAAATTATGTTGCGCTTCTTTTTGATCAACCTCTATAGGATCTTTAAAATAATGTCTGATTAAATGAATACCTTCCTCATCAAAGGCATGGGGATAATACAACACACTCTCTGAGTTCAATGGACAAAAACAGGTATCTAAATGATAAAAATGCGGATTTTGTAAATTAACCCTACACACTGGCGCGTCGTATATTTTTGAAATTTCATCATAGACTTCCCACTGGGTTCTAAAACCATAACCGCCCCAGATCATACGCTTCTCTGGGTGCCATAAAGCATCTCCATTACCTTCAAAGTTATAGTTTGTACTGGATAGTGTTCTAACCTGATAGCCATGCTTTTCAAACCATTGTCCATAGCTTTTGACTTCTTTTTTTCTTGAAGCGTGCTTCATATTGGACAGTAAGCCTATTTTTTCACCTTTGCTGTTTCTACCAACAAATGCTGGATTAGCGGCAAACACCATGTCTTCTAGGTTTTCTATGGGCTCTATTTCATACACAACATAACCTTCATCAATAACGGCTTGTTTCATCGCATTCCATTGTAGCTGTGCCTTACTCTGATCAACATTGCCAATTTGACCTTGCATGTGTACATTTTTTACATCAATCACATTAAAGTAATGAGGTGGACACATAATGATATTGTCCAATGGAATCTCACTTACTTCCGAAGGTGTTGCCTGTTCAATATCACTGATTACTTTTTCCATACTTTTTATCCTACTTATTTTTGCTATGCCTTAAAATATGCTTGGCTACCCGTTGTCCACTTCTGGCTGCAGCTTCAATCGTGCTGGGTAATTCAATATCTAGCCAATCACCACACAAATACAAGTCTGGGTCATAAGTTCTCTCTTTAACATTGGTTTTGTAACGCAGGTTTTTTAAAACCCAAGTAGCCTTGGCTTCTTTACGGATAGAATAATGTTCTACCATGCTTTTAAATTCAATCCCATACAAGGTATCCAAGGTTTTACACACTTCAGAAAAAATCTGGCTGGGTTTTTTATCAAGCCATGCATCTGCTGCTGAACGGACCATGCTGATGTATTGATCTCCCTTTTCCTCAATGAAGCTTGGTCGATCAAATAGCCAATGCAAAGGACTGTTCCAAAAGCCCACCATCTTTGCAGATTGTTTGTCATTAATTGCAAAAAACAAGGCTTTGTCTTCTTGTTTTTTTAACTTCACATAAATCGTCACTATCGGTGATGCTTTAAGGTTGGTAATATAACGTAAGCTATCCAATAGCTTTTTGATTCGTGATTCTCTGGCTAAAAAGAATAATTGATCTGGTGGCAAAGCCAAAACTAGCTTTTTACTTAAAAAGATCTCTTTATCTGTTTCAACCTCATATATTTTCTCACGGGTTTTATAAAAGGATATTACTGCACTACGATTGAGTATTTTACCCTGCTTACTTTCAATAAATTTCTTTGCCGGTAGGCCAAAGATTTCACTTAAGCCCTTTGTGCACAAGCCAATACTATTGGCTTGTGGGTCAGAACTTAAAAATGTTTTTTTCAATACCACCGCAAACTCTGCTGCACAGGCTTGCTCCATATTTTGATTCAGTGTTGCCAAGCACAGAGGCTCCCAAAAACGTTCAAGCAAAGCTTGGCTTTGGTCAAGACTTTCCAACCAGGACTTAACCGTTTTACTTCTTAAATGATCTGTTTTTTCCTGTTTTAGGGCCTTGCCAACTTGGATTACTTTAAACCGATCAAAAAATGGAATGGCTTTAAACTTTATCATGGCCCAAAGTAAGTTCCATGACGACGCGCCTCTACCCATAGAAAAAACGCCCTGTTTTTCTAAACCTTTAATCACTATTGGCTCTTGCTCTAAAAACTGAACATCTTGACTTGATCCAATACGTTTTAAAAAACGTTTGGTTTCTTGGTAGCAGCCCATTAGAATATGCTGCCCGTTATCCAGCACTGTTGCTGCACGCTTATTAAAAACAGATGAAGTCCTCCCTCCTAATAAAGGAGACTTCTCTAACACCAATACTGATTTATCTTTTTTAGCCAAGCTGCTTGCACAGGCTAAGCCTGAAACACCCGCACCAACAACGATACAATCCCAAATTTTTTCATTTTTCATAACAATCTCACCCAACTCATGCATCAACATCTGTTTCTGCATACTCTATATACAATAGACTTAAACAAGGTTTACTATTTTTAAAGGTTGGTTAATCTAACCTTATGATCGATCAAGCTTTTGCCCAATATCGCTTCACTTGATAACTACAGTAGCGCCAAACAGACCACATCAATACATACATTTTGTCTAACATACTCAGTTTAATTTTATATGTATAAACCGTGTATTTTTTATTACGTATCTTTTTTAATAAGCATCGATACGTTTTACGCATAATCTGTGCAGGCAAACTTTTAACCTTATCGTCTATATGCTCAAATAAAAATCGTTCAGATTTTTCATATTCTTCTTGCGCCCATTTGTCCATCCTTATCATCATTTTCATCAAGGATCCGTTATGATCATCACCACTTAAGACTTGTTGCTCATGACAGCCAAAGGCTTGAAGGATTTCTTTTGGAACATAGATTCTATCCCGTTGCGCATCTTCTTTAAGGTCACGCAAAATATTGGTCAATTGCAAGGCTCTACCTGTGGCTAAAGCAAAGTCATAATAGTGTTCACGATTCAACCCCATAATGGCTAAAATTGCCAAACCCACCGCACTGGCAACGCTATCACAATAATTTAAAAGCTCTTGGCAACTGGCATATCTATGTTTGTGAAGATCACTGCGCATACCTTTAATAATCCATAATAAATCTGCCACTTTTAATTGTGGAAACATCAACAACATTTGGGCTACATCTTGTTGTAACTCTGTATTGGGAGGAACTTTTTTTAATAAAAAATCTTCCCACACTTGCAAGTCTTTAGCTGCACGATGAATATTGGGTGTTTCATCAACGATATCATCAACTTCCCGACAAAAAGCATACAAAGTCTCTAAGGCCCAAAATTGTTGGGCATTCACCACCCAAAACGCTCTAGAAAAGCTGGATTTTTTTCTTTTTGATCGTGCTTGCATACTTAACTTTGAGGACATACCAACAATCTCATATTTTTTTTGTGGTCCTTTGAAAAGATAGAAATAAACTTTTAAATAATAATTTTATAAAAGAACCCTTGTTCAATTTTGGTCTGGTGTTGACCGTATTGTAATCTTGCGCTTTAATTTTTTTTAATATTTCCTGTCCACCCTGGCTCGTTAAAGCAACTTCCAAGGACAAGGGAAATTGCAACTGTTGTGCTAAACCTTGCGCTTGATCAAAATAGTCTTGGGTTTTATCACATAGGTCTTGTACCAGAGCCTTTAAACCCTGATTAAACTGACCCTCTACCACTTGTTGTTCTGTGCATTGATAGTGTTTTAACATGTCTTGGGGCAAATAAAACCTTTGCCTTTGCGCATCCACGCTTATGTCTTGCCAAAAATTGCTTAACTGCAGGGCCGTACATAAAGCATCTGATTTATTATATAAAACTTCATTATCATAGCCATGCAAAAACAGCACGCATCGTCCTATAGGATTGGCAGACAGCTGCGCGTATGCAATCAAATCTTCAAAGCTTTTATGTCTTGCATGTTTGACATCATATTCAAAGGCATCCAACAGCTGATTCAACCATTGTACCGGTAAATGCTTTTCTTGAATGACGGGTAACAAGGCTTTAAAAATACTGATACTTGCTTTACCTTCAGTACATTCTTTTAATTGTTGCCGCCACAACCCTAATAACTGTAAACGTTTGCCTGCAAACTCTGGCTCATCAGCAAAATCATCTGCAGTTCTAGCAAAAGCGTAGATGGCGTAGATGGCTGATTTCAAATCTTTCCGAACAAACCGTGCCACAGGAAAGTTTTCATAATGGCTTTTGGCCAAGGCTTCAACGTCAACCGATTGTAACTCTGATTCCACAATTGTTTGTTTATGCTGTAAACACCTGTTTTGCAAAGACTTTTGTCAAGTTTTTATGATACTAAGCGTTATTAAAGGCTTGACTTTTAGAAAACACGGGGTTTTTACAAAAAATAACGCTTTGCAATAATTTGCGTTTTTTGCTAAAGCATGGCGCATGAAAACACACAAGCTTATATTATCGTGTTTAAAAAAAGGTTTAATCTTTGGCTTAATGCTTACTGTAAGTAGCTGCTTAAAAGTTGATCCTCCGGATAAGCCTCTTGCTGTGGAATCCTTTCAAGGCGATATGCGCATTGAGTTTGCTTTAAAAGAATTTCATGCCGGCATCCATGGCGTTAATTTTGGCTTTTTCACCACCAACAAAGGCGGTGATCAAATGATCATTTCACAAGTGCCCAACAATCACTTTGAAATCATCCCAAAAGACTTGTTTGAAACCATGATGGAGGTCACCCTACAGAGTGAAGAGAAGGAAAGCACACTGCTTTATGAGATGGCAGGTAGCTATGATTTACATGTTTTGGCCACCCCAGAAATAGTCATTGAAAAAGGTCTCATTCAACCACCTGATTTTGCTGGCTTAGTGGGTGAGGTTAATGGCAACGTGATTACGCTTACCGGTTTTGAATCCACCAATGGTACCACACCCAAAACAGGGTGCAATGTGCGCGGTGTTATTGAACGCTCTGGCAATACCATGATGACCACAGAACCTATTGAAATTTATTGTGATGTAGCACAATTGGTTAATTTTTTTGGTGAAGCGCCCTTGGCCATTTTATTCAATGAAGAAACCGGTGAACGCATCCTTGATCAAGAAAAGTTTGTAGTGTGGAGAATTCAATTCCACTTCAATCAACCTTTATCGGTAACTTGACAAATGCAACAATTTTTGCAGCAAAAAATTATTGTGGCTCAAAAATATAACAAGCACGACTTATTTTGGAGCACAAATCAAGCTAAAACCCTATTAAAAAAGGTCTTTAGCTTGATTTCAAAAAGTTAATTTTTGCTGAAAAATAGTGTATGGTGAGTAAAAATTAGGTAGGGAACCATGAAAAACAATCAAACAATAAAAAAAAATAGTATGATGAAAAAACTAAAGATCCACAACTTGTCTATGCTTGTCATTGCGGCCAGCTTATCTGCTTGCTCACTCTCAAAACCCGGGGATAAAGAAAGATCAAGCATGCTCAATGGAGACGGTGATT
This is a stretch of genomic DNA from bacterium. It encodes these proteins:
- a CDS encoding PilZ domain-containing protein, whose translation is MSTIEKRRENRNSGESLVCFEGDNFSIFSKLHDFSDHGAFIATHYLLDPGTQVTLSFIDGRLKDKKRSAKVVHSSAAKLIDGKPIVGLGLEFVGEA
- a CDS encoding PilZ domain-containing protein, whose product is MSDDQRKKLLELRKFASSRISAKLPVVVNHPSQFKFESLNVSHHGMLLQGSEPLTMGTIIKLKTVLPPHKKTVTITARVVRSTQDQAIHSIGIQFLEIDPQAYMYWLEYIYKIEMMDTQESNASATKMILNERKKHGFNTRKILVSFDTQQQAKQFVLEKIRDHKIFLNLSTLKIPGDTLLLSFSIVNQHKDLQIKTKILRSEDASFKPDWAVLGLPLKINEPEEDIRVKLNHFSS
- a CDS encoding arginine deiminase-related protein, translated to MEKVISDIEQATPSEVSEIPLDNIIMCPPHYFNVIDVKNVHMQGQIGNVDQSKAQLQWNAMKQAVIDEGYVVYEIEPIENLEDMVFAANPAFVGRNSKGEKIGLLSNMKHASRKKEVKSYGQWFEKHGYQVRTLSSTNYNFEGNGDALWHPEKRMIWGGYGFRTQWEVYDEISKIYDAPVCRVNLQNPHFYHLDTCFCPLNSESVLYYPHAFDEEGIHLIRHYFKDPIEVDQKEAQHNFACNSLVLGKSVFIQKGSPKTVAALKERNFKTIELDTSEFMKSGGSVFCMKLQVY
- the hpnE gene encoding hydroxysqualene dehydroxylase HpnE, with protein sequence MQKQMLMHELGEIVMKNEKIWDCIVVGAGVSGLACASSLAKKDKSVLVLEKSPLLGGRTSSVFNKRAATVLDNGQHILMGCYQETKRFLKRIGSSQDVQFLEQEPIVIKGLEKQGVFSMGRGASSWNLLWAMIKFKAIPFFDRFKVIQVGKALKQEKTDHLRSKTVKSWLESLDQSQALLERFWEPLCLATLNQNMEQACAAEFAVVLKKTFLSSDPQANSIGLCTKGLSEIFGLPAKKFIESKQGKILNRSAVISFYKTREKIYEVETDKEIFLSKKLVLALPPDQLFFLARESRIKKLLDSLRYITNLKASPIVTIYVKLKKQEDKALFFAINDKQSAKMVGFWNSPLHWLFDRPSFIEEKGDQYISMVRSAADAWLDKKPSQIFSEVCKTLDTLYGIEFKSMVEHYSIRKEAKATWVLKNLRYKTNVKERTYDPDLYLCGDWLDIELPSTIEAAARSGQRVAKHILRHSKNK
- a CDS encoding squalene/phytoene synthase family protein; this translates as MSSKLSMQARSKRKKSSFSRAFWVVNAQQFWALETLYAFCREVDDIVDETPNIHRAAKDLQVWEDFLLKKVPPNTELQQDVAQMLLMFPQLKVADLLWIIKGMRSDLHKHRYASCQELLNYCDSVASAVGLAILAIMGLNREHYYDFALATGRALQLTNILRDLKEDAQRDRIYVPKEILQAFGCHEQQVLSGDDHNGSLMKMMIRMDKWAQEEYEKSERFLFEHIDDKVKSLPAQIMRKTYRCLLKKIRNKKYTVYTYKIKLSMLDKMYVLMWSVWRYCSYQVKRYWAKA
- the hpnC gene encoding squalene synthase HpnC; the encoded protein is MESELQSVDVEALAKSHYENFPVARFVRKDLKSAIYAIYAFARTADDFADEPEFAGKRLQLLGLWRQQLKECTEGKASISIFKALLPVIQEKHLPVQWLNQLLDAFEYDVKHARHKSFEDLIAYAQLSANPIGRCVLFLHGYDNEVLYNKSDALCTALQLSNFWQDISVDAQRQRFYLPQDMLKHYQCTEQQVVEGQFNQGLKALVQDLCDKTQDYFDQAQGLAQQLQFPLSLEVALTSQGGQEILKKIKAQDYNTVNTRPKLNKGSFIKLLFKSLFLSFQRTTKKI